The sequence GAATATGCGCTATACCTTAAAAAAACGGTACGGCTTTAGCCGCGATTTAAGCAAAAAAATGCGCGTGCCGTGCGTGTTTTCTACCGAGCAAATTACCCCGCCGCAGGTGGCCGAAGCTTGTGCCAGCGATGCCGCCCCGCAAGGCCTATCTTGCGCAGGCTACGGCGCCAGTATGATGGTCACGGCCACGTTTGGCCTACATTGTGCTCAGGCGTGTATTGATGCCTTAGTGAAACAATCTCAGGCACAGCTGGCCAAGGCTGGCTCATGACGGTTCACGACGCAGCCCTAGGCGTGCCGTTGGCTCATGTGTTTGGGCAGCCAGTGTTGGACGTGCCGCAGGATTTATTCATTCCACCTGATGCTTTGAAGGTGGTGTTGGAAAGTTTTGAAGGCCCGTTGGATTTGCTGTTGTATTTGATCCGTAAGCAAAACATGGACGTGCTGAATATTCCCATGGTGGCCATTACCGAGCAATATTTGGCTTACATCAGCGGCATGCAGCAGCACCAGCTGGATTTGGTGGCCGAGTATTTGCTGATGGCGGCCATGCTGATAGAGATTAAATCACGCTTATTGCTGCCGAAGCTGCATCAGGCTGAGGATGAAGAAGAAGATCCGCGCGCTGAGCTGGTGCGCCGCCTTTTGGCCTATGAACAAATGAAGCTGGCCGCAGCAGGATTGGATGAATTGCCCCAGGCTGGGCGAGATTTTGCTTGGGTGGTGATGCATTTAGAAGGTGATGCGGTGGCGCCACAGCTGCCCGATGTGTGCGTGGCAGACTTAAAACAGGCGTGGCTGGCGATTTTATCGCGCGCCAAACACACTCAAAGTCATCAGGTTCAAACCGAAACCTTGTCGGTGCGGGCGCAGATGACGCATATCTTGCAGCAGTTGCAGACGAGCGGCTCGGCAGTGTTTGAGGCTTTTTTTGACATCGAAGCCGGCGTGACCCATCTGGTGGTGAGTTTTATCGCCGTGTTGGAGCTGGTGAAAGAAGGCCTGATTCGGATTGTGCAAGAGGCGCCTTATCGGCCGATCTGGGTACACGGCAGTGGCTCCTCAGCCTCACTGTAAAGAATAAAGAGAGACTAAATATGAAGGTTGTGAATCCCAAAGTACACGAAACCTTGCGAGATCATTATATGATTTTACCGCACTGTAAAGCTCTAGGTTTGCGCTATGACGGCGTTGAGGGTGACGCCATTGTGCTGAGCTTACCTTGGCAAAAGGTGCTTAACGGCGCCGATGGTGCCATGCATGGCGGACCTTTAGCGACGCTGGTTGACGTGGCTTGCGCCATCTCGGTGACGGCGTGGCTGCCTCAGTTTGAGGCATTGGCCACTTTAGACATGCGCTTGGATTTTTTACGTCCAGTGCGGCCTAACGTCCCTGTCGTGGCGCGCGCCGTGTGTGAACGGGTAGAGGGCATGATTGCCTACGTGAAGGCCGAGTGCCATCAAGAAGGAGAGTCTGAGCCAGTGATGTTGTGTACTGCTGCCTTCATTCGCTCACCGTTGCCGCGTGCGGTTTTGGAGGCTTGGACATGAGTTTTATAGAACGCAAAAGCGCTACGGCCACTTTGTATCAGCACATGCCGTACGCTCAATGGATTGACATGCGGGTAGGGCATGATGCGGCGCATGCGCAGCTGTGCCACTTGCCTTTTCGTGCCGATTTAATCGGCAATACGGTTTTGCCGGCTTTACACGGCGGCCTGATGGCAGGCTTTTTGCAGTCGGCGGCGTGGGTGGGTGCTTTTGGTGCAGCTGAAGGGCCGGTGAAACTATTGGATTTTTCGCTGGACTATTTACGCCCGGGATTGGCTCAGGATGCTTATGCTGATTTTGACATTGTGCGCATAGGCCAGCGCATCGTTAATGTGCAGGTGCGCATGTGGCAAAGCGATAAGGCTAAATTAATCGCCACGGCGCGGGCGCATTTTGAGCGCGTGTAGTTGAAATGAAGATCATAAAAAAGCAAACCGTTTGGTTTGCTTTTTTTGTGGGTGGGGATGGTGTAAAGCGCAGCGTGCCTACCGTTTTGAATTATTTAATTAATAGCATTAATAATGCTTCGGTTACTTTGCTATTGATTAGTCGTTTTGTTTCGCCTACAGGCGAAAGGCAACCTTTAATCAATAGCGATATGGCCGAAGCACTGACGGTCGATTGAATACAAATGACCAACAAGCCATGATCGTTCATCATCGTTCACAGCAAACACGGCTCATTGGCGCAAAAGGCCACTAAGTGATCAATGAGGGCGCGTACCCGTGCCGGCACATAGCGCTGCTGCGGCCAGACCACGTACACCTCACGCGGTTTGCCCGCCCATTCGGGCAAGATATGCACCAGGCTGCCTTCGTTGAGGTGGGCCTGGCTCAGATGAGGTTGCGTAAAGGCGATGCCCATGCCCGCCGCGGCCATGCTGATGGCCAAATTTAATTCATTGACGTGAAATCGAGCTTGGGGCTGAAAGTGCCGTTGTGCTTCGCTGTGCTGCTGATAGAGCGTCCACGTATGTAGAGGGAAGGCCGTGATCAAGGCCTGTTGGGGTAGGTTGTCGATGCTGATCGGGCCTGCTTGCTCACAGTAGTGGGGAGACGCCACCAAAATAGCCGGTGCAATGCTGCCCAGACAGCGCATATTGAGGTCGGAGTCGGGCAGGGGGCCAAAACGAATGGCTAAGTCCGCGCCAGTGTCGATGAGGCTTTGGGTGTGGTTGTTGAGGCTGAGGTCGAGCTTAATGTCGGGATGGGCTTGCATGAAGCTGGCCCAGGCTGGCGCTAGGAGGCTGTTGGCAAGATTGACTGGCGCGAGTACGCGTAGTGGCCCGGCGATTTCGTGAAAGTTTTTATGCAGTTGGTCGGTGGTTTGCTGGAGGGCATTCAGCAGGGGTTGGCACTGTTCGTAATACTGCCAGCCTTCGGGTGTGGGCGTCATGTTGCGCGCCGTTCGGGTTAAAAGCTTGTGGCCTAGCTTTTGCTCCAGCTTTTGCAGGCGTCGCGTCAGGGTCGAGGCGGGTATGCCGTTGAGTTCGGCGGCGGCGTTGAGGCTGCCGCAGCTGACTATTTGGGTGAAAAGGGCTAGGTCATCCAGCATAATGATTCCATTTTTGGAATTTAAGAATTAATTAATCAATATATTATTAAAAATGGAAGGTGTCTATACTCAGCGTCATCTTAATGATTGATGAAAGGGAATAAAGCCATGTCCGATTTATTTAAATATCGAATGATTTTTTCAGCCATGATGTCTTGCTTAATGGCAGGCCTGATGACGGGGTGGGTGACTTGGTTGAATTTGGGTTCAGCATTTACGCTTGAGCGTTGGGGTGGTGCGTTTGTGACGGCTTGGCCGGCAGGGTTTACGATTGTGTTGTTAGGGGCGCCCACGGTTCAGCGCTTAGCCGCAGGTGCGTTTGAACGCGTGGTGGGCAAGCCGTTGGCCGCCAATAAATAAAGTTTCTTCAGGCCGCCTGAGCGTCAGCGCTCAAGCGGCCAGATGATGGTTAAATCAGCGCAGTGGGTGCAGTGATCACGCCGTTGCGATCAACGTAGACATAGTGGCCTGGCGTGAAGGTGACGCCGCCAAACTGAATGGGCAGGTTAACCTGGCCTTCGTCTTTACGTACTGATTTAATCGGCACGGCGCCTAGGGCTGCGATGCCGATGTCTAAGGTGGCTAAGGCATCCACGTCGCGGCAGGCGCCGTAGATTAACACCCCGGCCCAATGATTTTTAACCGCGCTGGCGCCAATCATGTCGCCAATGAGGGCATTTCTCAGGCTGCCGCCGCCGTCGACAACCAAGACTTTGCCTTCGCCGTCGGTATTCAATAGCGATTTGACCTTGCTGTTGTCTTCAAAGCATTTGACGGTAATGATTTGGCCGCTAAAAGCCGATCGGGCACCATAGTGGTGCCAGTGTAGGCCCGTCACCACGCTGACGCTGTCAGGATGGTCGTCGCATAGATCGCAGGTGATAAAGTCCGTCATCAGTCTCTCCTTTAAGTCATGATGGCTGTTGTACATTGCTTATGGGATCAGTATAGACCGACTGTTTGCAGCTGTCATGGGCGTAAACGTAAAAAAGCCCGTACGTTGAGCGTACGAGCTTAGTGTGGGGTCCTCCGCATGTGCCGTCTTGGCCGATCCGCTTGAACCTTGCTGACAAGGTTGACCGCTCCTGGATAGTTTTGGGGATACTTCTAAAAAGAAGCGTCACACGCCTACTATGCGCCTGGCAGTCGAAAAGCGAATTATTGGTTCAAAGGAATTGAGCCATCGCGAACACTGCAGAGGAAAAACTTTGGGGTGGAAGGTTACTTGGGTGCAGAAGCAAGGGCTTCGTCACACAGGCGACTCATGTGGGTGATTTTGTGTTCCAAAGTGGCCACATCCAGTCCACCACTTATGGTTAATTTTAACAAATCATGGGCTAAGTTTAAAGCCGCAATGATGGCTATTTTGTCCGTTTCGACAATACGGCCTTGTTTCGTAATGGTATCTATTTTGTCATTCAACATGTCGACGGCCTGTAACAGCGTACGGCGTTCAGCCTCAGGCGTGGCGATGGTGAAGGTGCGACCCATGATGGTGATGTCTACCGGTGTTGGATTCATGCTTGTGGCTCCTCAGGGGATGAAGTGGGCAATCGATTCATGAGGGCACGCACGTCTTCAGCGCTTTGGGCAATGGTGGCCAAAAGGGTTTGGTTGCGCGCTTTAAGCGCATGAATGCTTTGCTCAGCACTTTGCTGCAGGTCGTTTAGGGCTTGGTCGCTGTCGAGGGCAAGCTGTTGCTTTTCTGCCGTCAATTTTGATACCTGAGCGCTTAAGGCCTGGTTGGCTAAGGTCAATTCATTCATCTTGGCTGTCATTTTGACAATGCAAGATTCTAAGTAGTCTAGTTCACGTTCCATAATGTCAGGATAGCTTTTCGGATGGGTTTCGTCAATGTTTATCGACCCGCTCAAAGCCAGATGAGCCTTGTAAAATCTGGCTTTGGGGCGGATGTGGATGGACTCTTTAGGTCAGAGAGCCTGCTCATAAGATGGAGTGCGTTTTGGCCAAAACGTTCAATCTTCCTGCTTGGGGTCGCGCATCATCAGCTGTTCGGCCACGGCCTTTACCTTGATGTGGCCATCTAGCAATTGGCTGATGATGGCGGTGATGGGCATGTCGATGTTTTTGCTCTGAGCCAAGCGTGCGACTTCCTTAGTGGTTTTCACGCCTTCCGCTACGTGGCCAAGCTCGGCCAAAATCGTCGGTAAGCTCTTGTCTTCGGCCAGCTTCAGACCAACGGTGCGGTTGCGCGACAGGTTGCCCGTACAGGTTAAAATCAGATCGCCCATGCCGGCTAAACCCATGAGTGTGGTATTTTGGGCACCGCTGGCGATGGCAAGGCGATTGATTTCGGCCAAGCCCCGCGTCATCAAGGCTGCGCGAGCATTGAGGCCGTAGTTAAGGCCGTCTGCGATGCCGGTGGCGATTGCCATGACGTTTTTAACCGCGCCACCGATGGCAGCGCCAATGATGTCGGTGTTGGCGTAAAGACGTAAGGTTTGGTTGTTGAGCTGCTGGGCGACGTCGGTAATCCATGCCTCATTTGGGGCGGCCAGGGTCACGGCGCAAGGTAGGCCTTGGGCCAGCTCTTGCGCAAAACTCGGGCCAGAAAGGGCGCCGTAGCAGGCATGCTCTGGGTAAACGTCGAGAATGACTTCATGTGGCAATAGGCCGGTGCCTTCTTCAAAGCCTTTACAGGCCGTGATGATGGGCGTGTGGGTAAAGTCATGTGCCAATAGCGTCGGGCGTAGGCCCGCTACCGATGTGGCGATCAACACTAGGTCGGCTTCGGCGCAAGCGGCAGCCAAAGACGGGGCAATAGATAGCCCAGCGGGAAACGCAAAGCCGGCTAAATAGCGTTCATTGGTACGAGACTGTGCCATTTGGGCACAGTCTTCGGGATTGCGCGTCCATAAAGACACTTGGTGTTCGGCAGCAAAGTGGATGGCTAGGGCCGTACCCCACGCACCGGCGCCAATCACGGCAATATTCATCATGACAAGGTTCTTTATGCGGATATAAGAGGGTTTAAATTCTAACAAAAATAATCGCCGTTTAGCGAAATACTTGGCTTTACGCTGATTTTTATCGTAAATTCTGCGTGGGCTAGCGAAAATTTTAGTGGTATATCGTGCGTTTTAAAAGTATCATATGCGCTATTAGTGCGGCTTACTGTTGAAAAGACACGTAAAAACCGCACATTTTTACTAGAAATGAAGCTGGCTTGATGGGTGTTACGCATTGATTAAGCTAGTGATTTGGTTAATATAGTTAATTTTTTGAAATAAATAGATAGGAAACTCTAATTTTTTTCGGTACAATCTCACCGAATTAGAACTTTCCTCATTTTGAAAGGTGTAAAGGAATCTTATTATGGAAAATATCGAACAGCGCGTAAAAAAAATCGTTGCCGAACAATTGGGCGTTAACGAAGCTGAAGTTAAAAATGAATCTTCTTTCCAAGATGATTTGGGCGCTGACTCTTTAGACACTGTTGAATTGGTTATGGCTTTGGAAGAAGCATTTGAGTGCGAAATTCCTGATGAAGAAGCAGAAAAAATCACCACAGTACAACAAGCCATCGATTTCGTACAAGCAAATCTTAAGTAAGTCTTGTCGATAGGTGCAAGCCTCTGTTTCGTTTGCTTAAGCTGATGGCTTAAGCCAGCTAAACAGAGGTTTTTTACTTTTTTGGGATCAAGTATGAGTAAAAGAAGAGTAGTCATTACTGGTTTAGGCCACGTGTCGCCAGTGGGTAACGATATTGCGACAGGCTGGGCAAATTTGCTGGCTGGTAAAAGTGGTATCGATACCATTACCCGATTTGATGCATCTAATCTTGCCTGTCAGTTTGCCGGGGAAGTAAAAGATTTTGATGTGACTCAGTATATTTCGAGCAAAGACGCGCGCCGCATGGATGTGTTCATCCATTACGGGATTGCTGCCGCTTTGCAAGCGATTGATGATGCACAGCTGGATGATATTCCAGGCCTAGACAAAACCCGTGTGGGGGTCAATATTGGCTCCGGCATCGGTGGGTTACCCATGATTGAAGAGACTGGTCGTCAGGCAGAAGCCAGCGGCCCGCGTAAAATCAGCCCATTCTTTATTCCCGGTTCGATCGTGAACATGATTGCCGGTAACGTGTCGATTCTTAAAGGCTATCAAGGCCCAAGCTACGGCATTGTGTCTGCTTGCACCACCGGTACCCACTGTATTGGTGACTCTGCGCGCATGATTCAATACGGTGACGCCGACATCATGGTGGCGGGCGGTGCTGAAGGCGCGGTGACCATGTTAGGCATTGGCGGCTTTGCGGCTTGTAAAGCCTTGTCTACCCGCAATGACGATCCTAAAACGGCTTCGCGTCCTTGGGATAAGGGCCGCGATGGCTTTGTGATGGGTGAGGGTGCCGGCGTTTTGGTGTTGGAAGAATACGAACACGCCAAAAAACGTGGCGCGACCATTTATGCTGAGCTGGTTGGCTTTGGCATGAGTTCTGATGCCCACCACATTACTGCACCAGTCGAAGACGGTTCTGGCGCCGCTTTGGGCATGAGCAATGCCTTGCGTGATGCTGGCTTAAACCCAGAAGACGTGGATTACGTGAATGCTCACGGTACGTCTACGCCTTTAGGTGACGTGGCTGAAACCACGGCCGTGAAGCGTACCTTTGGCGATCACGCTAAAAATTTGGTAGTGAATTCGACTAAATCAATGACGGGTCACCTTTTGGGTGGTGCTGGCGGCGTTGAGGCGGTGTTCTCAGCCTTGGCCGTGCATCACCAAATTTCACCCCCGACCATCAACATCTTTGATCAAGATATTGAAGGCGGCTGTGACCTAGACTATTGTAAAGAAGGTGCGCGCGAGATGACGATTCGTGCGGCGATTTCAAACTCGTTTGGGTTTGGCGGCACCAACGGTACTTTGGTGTTCAAGAAAATCTAAGCGACACGCGTTAGATTAAAAAGGCTGTCTGAATCCGTTCAGGCAGCCTTTTTGTTAGAAAGAGTGATTAGTACATGAGAATATTATTACAAAGGGTGCGTCAGGCTGCGGTGACGGTCGACGCCGAAACCATAGGCGAAATTGGCGCTGGCGTTTTGCTGCTGGTGGGCGTGGGGCCAGACGACAACGAGGCTGATGTGGCTTATTTGGTGAAAAAAATCAGCAAGCTGCGGATTTTTGATGACGCCGCAGGCGTGATGAATCTGTCTCTATTGGATACCGGCCTAGAGGCGTTGGCCGTGAGCCAGTTCACCCTGTTTGCCCAAACCCATAAAGGCAATCGTCCCTCTTATGCCCATGCGGCTCCGCCAGACATTGGCCTGCATTGGTTTAATGTATTTGTGCATGAGCTGTCGCAGGCCTTGGGCAAGTCGGTGCCTACTGGTGAGTTTGGCGCCGACATGCAGGTGGCCTTGGTCAATGATGGGCCGGTCACGCTGTGGCTGGACAGCCAAGTTCGTTAAACCGCTTACAGCAGCACGCTGCCCAGCAAAAAGCCAAACGCCACCGACAGCGTAATCGCCACCACGCCCGGAATTAAAAACGGGTGGTTAAATATATAGCGACCGATGCGGGTAGAGCCTGTGTCGTCGATTTGGACGGCGGCAATCAGCGTTGGGTAGGTGGGCAGAATGAACAGCGCCGACACGGCTGCAAAAGACGCCACCGCAGTAAGCGGGCTGACGCCCAGAAGCAGCGCCGCTGGCATGATGGCTTTGGCCGTGGCCGCCTGAGAATATAAAAGCGTGGAGGCAAAAAACAGCACCACGGCCAGCAGCCACGGCGCATCTTGCAATAGGGCGCCGGCCACGTCTTTGATGTCCTCTAGATGGGCCTGCACAAAAGTATCGCCCAGCCACGCCACGCCTAAGACGCAAATACAGGCGCTCATGCCCGATTTAAACGTACTGGCGTTGAGGATGGCAGCGGTGTCGACATGGCAAAATAGGGTAATGGCGGTGGCGATACTGAGCATAAACACCACAATGGCGTCGTCTCGCCCTAAAGTCGGGTCGCTGATCAGGCCAACCGAGGGGCTGATGGCGGTGGCGTACAGCATCACGGCTAGGATGCCGAGTAAAAACAGCAGCACAGAACGTTTGGCTTGAGGCTTAAGCGCCTGGGCGTGAACGCGTTCGGCGCTGACCAGCCCACGCGCCAAACGATCTTGATAGATGGGGTCGTCTTTGAGTTCAACGCCCAAGAAGTTACTCAATAAGGCGGTGAGCATCACGGCGGCAAACGTCGTGGGTAAGACGATGGCCAATAAGGTCAGATAGCCTACGCCCAGCGGCTCAAGCAGCCCAGCCACAAACACCACTGCTGCTGAAATAGGCGAGGCGGTGATGGCGATCTGCGAGGCCACGACGGCGATGGACAACGGCCTCGACGGCCGAATGCCTTGGCCTTTGGCGACTTCGGTGATGACGGGGAGGGTGGAAAAGGCGGTGTGGCCAGTGCCGGCCATGATGGTCATGCTGTAGGTGACGATGGGGGCCAGAAAAGTGATGTATTTAGGGTGTTTGCGCAGCAGCTTTTCGGCCAGGCTAACTAAATAATCCATCCCGCCGGCCACCTGCATGGCGGCAATGGCGGCGATCACCGCCATGATGATTTGGATCACATCATAGGGTATGTGCCCAGGCTTGATGTCGGCCAGGAGCGTCAACAGCAACACCCCTAAACCGCCGGCAAAGCCAATCCCAATCCCGCCAAGGCGGGCCCCTAAATAAATTGCCATTAAGACAATGACAAATTCGAACGCCAACATGATTTGCTCCTAGAATAGGAGTGGCATGGTTACTGTCACTCAATTAGTAAACCGTAATGCCTGGCGCCAAATGGTTAGGGCAAGGCCTCCACGCCTTGTCCCGAGCTGTGGCTATCCTGTTCTGCGGCCGCTGCCGGCGTGTCGATCACGGCGGGGGCGGCAGGTTCAATGACGGGACGCTCAAGTTGACCATCGGTCCAGTTAAGGGGGATTAAATCGCCCTTAATGCTATTTTTTCCCGTGCTGTTGACGCACGAGATGCAGTTGTCTAAGCCCGACTGATTGGCCAATACTTTGGACACCAGCGCATCGTTTACCGGTTTGCCGGTTTCTTTTGACCACGCTTTAATCGTGGCCAATAGCTTAGGTTTGTCTAAATTCTTTTGGAAGTAGGGGTCTTTATAGGCCGCCAACCATAACCGACCGTCGGCGTCTTGGTTCAGCGACGCCATTTGGTAGATCACCGACACTTCGGTTTCGCGCTGCACTTTGGCCGCTACTTCTAAAGCCTCTGGACTTTTCATGCGTACGCAGCCGTGGCTACGCACGCCAGGAATCACGCTCGGTGCATTGGTGCCGTGGATGCCCAGGCCCAGTTTCGGATCGCCAAAGCGAATGAAGACGGGGCCTAAAGGGTTTTTCGGGCCGGGGGCGATGGTTTGCACTGGGGTTTGGCCTTTGGCGCGCATTTCTTTTTGGATGGATTGCGGCACGTGCCAGGTCGGATTGCGATGAGTCGCGCCTATTTTATAAGAGCCAAGCGGGGTTTTGGTGGCGTTCTTGCCAACCACAATAGGGTACACCTTGACGATTTTGTTGTTTTCGTAGAAAAACAATCGTTGTTGCGGTACGTTGACCACAATGTGTTGGAGGGATTCGCTGGGCGCAACGTCGGGCAGGAGTTCGCCAGCAAAAGCCAAAGATGTACTGCCACAGATGAGCGTGGTTAGTAAGAGACGTTTCATAAAGACCCCTCAGTATTAATAGAGTTATTTCAAATCATCATAACTGAAATTGGTCAAAAAAATGTTAGAATAACGCTCTATTTTGAGAATGTTTGATTAAATATTACTTTTCGGATGGTTTCTGTGTCTAATATAGCAAAAATTGAATCACTTGATCATGAGGGTCAAGGGGTTGCCCACGTCGATGGCAAAACCATCTTCATCAGCAATGCGCTGCCTTATGAAACGGTTGAGTATCGGTCTTACCGTCGTAAGGCGGCTTTTGAGCTGGCCGATTCGGTCGAAATTTTGTCGGCCTCTTCGGCGCGTGAAGTGCCTGAATGTCCTAATTATGGCGTGTGCGGTGGCTGTTCGATGCAGCATGTGGCGTTTCAAACCCAAGTGGCGGTTAAACAACGTATTTTGGAAGACAATTTAAGCCACATCGGTAAGGTGAAGCCCGAAGTGATGCTGCCGCCGATTGCTGGGCCTGCATGGGGCTACCGCCATCGCGCGCGGATGTCGGTGAAGTGGGTGGCCAAAAAAGAATCGGTGCTGGTGGGGTTTCACGAGCGTCGTGCGCCTTATATCTTAGACATGCACGAATGCCGTATTTTGCCTAAGCACGTGTCCGACTTGATTGATCCATTGCGTGAAGTGATCGCCAAACTGTCGATTTACAACCGCATGCCGCAAATTGAATGGGCGGTGGGCGAGCATGTGACGGTGATGGTGTTCCGAGTGATGGACCCGATGACGCCGGCGGATGAGGACATCATGCGTGCCTTTATTGATGCCCACACGACTGAAGCCAACCCGCTCCAGCTGTGGCTACAGCCTAAGGGGCCAGACACCGTGTACCCTTTCTACCCAGAGGTGACGCATCCTTTAACCTACGAGTTGGTCAATTTCGGCATTGAAATGCCTTATCATCCAACCGAGTTTACCCAGGTCAACCCCAGCATTAATGAGGTGATGGTGAGTCGCGCGATGCGTTTACTGGACCCTCAGCCGGGCGAGCGCATTGCCGACATGTTCTGCGGCATTGGTAACTTTACGTTGCCGATTGCCTCTTACAACACCACCGTGGTCGGCATTGAAGGCTCTGAGGCCTTGGTGAAACGCGCCAAAGAAAACGCCGTTCACAACGGCTTGGCGGATCGGGTTGAGTTCCAAGTGGCCAACCTGTTCTTGGTGACCGAAGAAAGCGTAGCGGCCTTAGGCCACTTTGACAAAATGTTAATCGATCCACCACGCGATGGCGCTTTTGAGCTGGTGAAGGCGCTCCAGTACGAAACCATGCCGCAGCGCATTGTGTACGTGTCGTGTAAGCCTGCCACCTTGGCGCGAGATGCCGCTGTATTGGCCGGTAAGGGTTATCACTTCAAGCATGCGGGCATCATCAATATGTTCCCGCACACGGCCCACGTTGAGTCGATCGGGGTATTTGAAAAAATGAACCCGGAAGATGCTGCCGTGGCACACGCCAAAGAAGCGATTAGGGCTCAGGCTGAAGCCGAAGCCAAGGCCATCCAAGATGCACGCATTAAAGAAGCCAAAGCCGCTAAGGCCGCCGCGAAGGCGGAGAAAAAAGCCTTAGAAGCAGCGAAGGC comes from Neisseriaceae bacterium CLB008 and encodes:
- the rraA gene encoding ribonuclease E activity regulator RraA, translated to MTDFITCDLCDDHPDSVSVVTGLHWHHYGARSAFSGQIITVKCFEDNSKVKSLLNTDGEGKVLVVDGGGSLRNALIGDMIGASAVKNHWAGVLIYGACRDVDALATLDIGIAALGAVPIKSVRKDEGQVNLPIQFGGVTFTPGHYVYVDRNGVITAPTALI
- a CDS encoding cell division protein ZapA, with product MNPTPVDITIMGRTFTIATPEAERRTLLQAVDMLNDKIDTITKQGRIVETDKIAIIAALNLAHDLLKLTISGGLDVATLEHKITHMSRLCDEALASAPK
- a CDS encoding ScpA family protein, producing MTVHDAALGVPLAHVFGQPVLDVPQDLFIPPDALKVVLESFEGPLDLLLYLIRKQNMDVLNIPMVAITEQYLAYISGMQQHQLDLVAEYLLMAAMLIEIKSRLLLPKLHQAEDEEEDPRAELVRRLLAYEQMKLAAAGLDELPQAGRDFAWVVMHLEGDAVAPQLPDVCVADLKQAWLAILSRAKHTQSHQVQTETLSVRAQMTHILQQLQTSGSAVFEAFFDIEAGVTHLVVSFIAVLELVKEGLIRIVQEAPYRPIWVHGSGSSASL
- a CDS encoding DUF2798 domain-containing protein, which gives rise to MSDLFKYRMIFSAMMSCLMAGLMTGWVTWLNLGSAFTLERWGGAFVTAWPAGFTIVLLGAPTVQRLAAGAFERVVGKPLAANK
- the acpP gene encoding acyl carrier protein, which codes for MENIEQRVKKIVAEQLGVNEAEVKNESSFQDDLGADSLDTVELVMALEEAFECEIPDEEAEKITTVQQAIDFVQANLK
- the dtd gene encoding D-aminoacyl-tRNA deacylase, with protein sequence MRILLQRVRQAAVTVDAETIGEIGAGVLLLVGVGPDDNEADVAYLVKKISKLRIFDDAAGVMNLSLLDTGLEALAVSQFTLFAQTHKGNRPSYAHAAPPDIGLHWFNVFVHELSQALGKSVPTGEFGADMQVALVNDGPVTLWLDSQVR
- the fabF gene encoding beta-ketoacyl-ACP synthase II yields the protein MSKRRVVITGLGHVSPVGNDIATGWANLLAGKSGIDTITRFDASNLACQFAGEVKDFDVTQYISSKDARRMDVFIHYGIAAALQAIDDAQLDDIPGLDKTRVGVNIGSGIGGLPMIEETGRQAEASGPRKISPFFIPGSIVNMIAGNVSILKGYQGPSYGIVSACTTGTHCIGDSARMIQYGDADIMVAGGAEGAVTMLGIGGFAACKALSTRNDDPKTASRPWDKGRDGFVMGEGAGVLVLEEYEHAKKRGATIYAELVGFGMSSDAHHITAPVEDGSGAALGMSNALRDAGLNPEDVDYVNAHGTSTPLGDVAETTAVKRTFGDHAKNLVVNSTKSMTGHLLGGAGGVEAVFSALAVHHQISPPTINIFDQDIEGGCDLDYCKEGAREMTIRAAISNSFGFGGTNGTLVFKKI
- a CDS encoding PaaI family thioesterase — translated: MSFIERKSATATLYQHMPYAQWIDMRVGHDAAHAQLCHLPFRADLIGNTVLPALHGGLMAGFLQSAAWVGAFGAAEGPVKLLDFSLDYLRPGLAQDAYADFDIVRIGQRIVNVQVRMWQSDKAKLIATARAHFERV
- a CDS encoding anaerobic C4-dicarboxylate transporter, which encodes MLAFEFVIVLMAIYLGARLGGIGIGFAGGLGVLLLTLLADIKPGHIPYDVIQIIMAVIAAIAAMQVAGGMDYLVSLAEKLLRKHPKYITFLAPIVTYSMTIMAGTGHTAFSTLPVITEVAKGQGIRPSRPLSIAVVASQIAITASPISAAVVFVAGLLEPLGVGYLTLLAIVLPTTFAAVMLTALLSNFLGVELKDDPIYQDRLARGLVSAERVHAQALKPQAKRSVLLFLLGILAVMLYATAISPSVGLISDPTLGRDDAIVVFMLSIATAITLFCHVDTAAILNASTFKSGMSACICVLGVAWLGDTFVQAHLEDIKDVAGALLQDAPWLLAVVLFFASTLLYSQAATAKAIMPAALLLGVSPLTAVASFAAVSALFILPTYPTLIAAVQIDDTGSTRIGRYIFNHPFLIPGVVAITLSVAFGFLLGSVLL
- a CDS encoding PaaI family thioesterase, producing the protein MKVVNPKVHETLRDHYMILPHCKALGLRYDGVEGDAIVLSLPWQKVLNGADGAMHGGPLATLVDVACAISVTAWLPQFEALATLDMRLDFLRPVRPNVPVVARAVCERVEGMIAYVKAECHQEGESEPVMLCTAAFIRSPLPRAVLEAWT
- a CDS encoding NAD(P)H-dependent glycerol-3-phosphate dehydrogenase gives rise to the protein MNIAVIGAGAWGTALAIHFAAEHQVSLWTRNPEDCAQMAQSRTNERYLAGFAFPAGLSIAPSLAAACAEADLVLIATSVAGLRPTLLAHDFTHTPIITACKGFEEGTGLLPHEVILDVYPEHACYGALSGPSFAQELAQGLPCAVTLAAPNEAWITDVAQQLNNQTLRLYANTDIIGAAIGGAVKNVMAIATGIADGLNYGLNARAALMTRGLAEINRLAIASGAQNTTLMGLAGMGDLILTCTGNLSRNRTVGLKLAEDKSLPTILAELGHVAEGVKTTKEVARLAQSKNIDMPITAIISQLLDGHIKVKAVAEQLMMRDPKQED
- a CDS encoding LysR family transcriptional regulator; its protein translation is MLDDLALFTQIVSCGSLNAAAELNGIPASTLTRRLQKLEQKLGHKLLTRTARNMTPTPEGWQYYEQCQPLLNALQQTTDQLHKNFHEIAGPLRVLAPVNLANSLLAPAWASFMQAHPDIKLDLSLNNHTQSLIDTGADLAIRFGPLPDSDLNMRCLGSIAPAILVASPHYCEQAGPISIDNLPQQALITAFPLHTWTLYQQHSEAQRHFQPQARFHVNELNLAISMAAAGMGIAFTQPHLSQAHLNEGSLVHILPEWAGKPREVYVVWPQQRYVPARVRALIDHLVAFCANEPCLL